CCGAAAAAATCCATTTGTATCTGCTTTGATTACGAATCGTCGATCTAAGCGGTCTGGTGGGTTGGATGTGATTGGGCTGATCACTAAGTTTGATGTGCCTATGAGTCAGTGGAAAGAGCGCCAGCACTTTTATTCAGATTTATATGAAGGAATGGTAGAGCGTGCTGCTGAGTTAGGTTTTCGTATTGATGAATTCCCTACATACGGCGGAGAGAATGCGTTAAATGGGCGTCAGTTGAATCGCGTGTTGGCTACTCGTGGGATTCGTGGCGTGATCCTAATGCCGGGAGGCGAATATAATCGTAACTTTCCCTTGGATGACTTCGATTATTCTGATTTTAGCGTGGTTGCGGCTGCCTTTCATGCGAGGCAGATGCATATTCATCGTACGGCAACGGATTACAGTGGTGGAATTGAGTTGTGTTTGCAGGAGGCCAGTAAGCGTGGATACAAGCGTATCGGTCTTGCCATGGATCAGAGTCTGGACCCTAGCTTGAGGTACGGGTTCTCTGGGCGTTTTCTCGCGTGGCAAGCGGGCCAACTGAAAAAGAACTGTGTGCCTCTTATCGCTGGTAGAGCAGGGGGGCTATACAGAGATAGTTTTCTCGCATGGTATCAAAAGCACAAGCCAGACTGCATTTTATCTCCTTCAGTGTCGCCCTTACGATGGCTTGAAGGGATTGATGTGGTTGTGCCGCGGGATGTGGGATGCATTTTCGTTCCGGTACGTGATCATCCCCATTTGAGCGGTTTTGACGCTCGCACACATGTCGTTGGGAGAACCACTGTGAACCTACTGGCACGTGAGCTATTTTTAAATAATACGGGCTTACCTGAATATCCGGAAGTCGTCATGGTCAGTGGTCAATGGCAAGAGGGAAATACCGTGGCGCTGCCTGTTGCTTGATTGCTAAGGCCGTTGAGCAGGTGGATTGCACAACAGTTGTAAAAGGCCTGTATGATTAAAGTGAAGATTGGCTGTCCAATGGGAAAGGGAAACCTATAAATGGTATTCTTCACCCTACTTGTATCACATAAACCACAACATAAATAATTATGACTATGAACTACTCCCGCTCTCTTGCCCCCGTTTTCTTCTCAGTTTTGGTTGCCTTGTCGGCTGCGCCTGTATTTTTGAATGCTGCAGAGATCTCTAATCCGACCTTGTACACTTCAATGGATCCGGATGGTGCACGCGATATCACTCTTTCTGACGCAAGCAATGCGACTTCTCAGGCTACTTTAGAGGCTTTGGATGATTTCTTGGTGGTCCGCGACTTTACTGGTGCTGTAGATGGCACAAATGTTGTATCGTTTACGGATGCATCCGTGCCGGACATTCAAATTTCCTTTGGTGGGACGGCTAACGGTGCGAGCTCAGGCAGTATTGTAACTAACAGCGGGTTTATTACATCAGCTGGCAGTGGTATCCGCGCTGTGAGTGGTTCGAATGATGCGGGCACTATCATCGGGACGATTGATTTTGGTTCTTGGAGTGGTAGCACGTTTGCTTCGAATGTGAATGCAGTCTCTGCAGCTGCATTTACTTTGTCACAGCCTGGTCGTTGGGTGCGTATTGATTCTGTGGTGGTTACATTTCTGGGAATCGATGATTCAACAGTGCTTAATACGCAAACAATCTTAGGCTCGTCGATTACGGATAAGGATTCCAATCAAGGTCTCTATTTTGGCTATAAAGCTGGCAGCGGCGAGGCTATTGGATCGGCCGTATTGACCGTGAATTTGAACGATGTCGTGACAGGAGATAATCCGCTCATGGGCTTGGATGACATCAGCTTTGCAGCGATTCCTGAGCCTGCAACGAGTGTGAGTCTTTTGGGTGGAATGGTTCTACTTATGTCGGTGGCAATGCGCCGTCGATAAATTATTAGCAAGCGCTCAGTAAGATCCGCTTAGCTTGTATTTATTCATCATTGCTGCGGAATTCTGTTATCATGAATGACACTATGATTGGTGTCGTGAGGGGATTATTATGTCTGGAAAACAAGTGAAAGTGCTCGTCAAGTCATCTTGGCAGTCGGTCAATATCGGAGATGTGGGGCATACGCCTGGCTTGCTTCGTTTGATTGAGCAAGCCATGCCGAATGCGGACATTACCTTATGGGCTGGTAATTTAGATTATGGTGTCGATGAGATGCTCAAGCGGGATTTTCCGAATGTTCAGATTTATGTTCAGCGTGCGAATGAGGCGGGGATGCCGACGTCGTCGGATCTGCTTCAGGCCTGGAAGGATGCTGAGTATTACATTCATGGCTCGGGCCCATCGCTTGTAGCTGAACACGCAACGCGTGCTTGGGCGAATACGGGACGACCATTTGGAGTGTATGGGGTCACGCTTGAGAGTTTTGATGCGAATCTGTTGAGTCTGCTCAATCAGGCAGATTTCATTTTTTGTCGTGATACCGATTCGCTGAAAGCCGCTCGCGCAGCTAAGGTGCAGGTGCGTTATTTGGAATTCGCTCCAGATGCGGCATTTGCGACCAATGATCGTGATGATGCATTGGCAAATGCCTATTTGAATTCGGTGGATTTGGCTCCGCGGGAGTACATCTGTGTATTGTCGCGATTGCGCTACACCCCTTACTTCAAGATTCAGAACCGTGAACCCGATCTCAGAGAGAGGGAGCGTCAGGAAATTAGTGAAGCGCATAAGGAGTCCGATCATGAGCCCTTACGACGTTTGATGATCGATTGGGTGCGTGAAACCGGGAAGAAGGTTTTACTCTGCCCGGAGATGACTTATGAGATCGAACTGACGAAGGAAGAGTTGCATGACCGCATGCCTGAAGACGTTCGACCCAATGTAGTATGGCGTGATACTTACTGGCGTCCAGACGAGGCCAGTAGTGTGTATGCCAATGCGATCGCGGTGGTGAGTATGGAAATGCACTCGCCGATCCTTGCCTGTGCGGTCAATACGCCAGCATTTTATTTGAGAGTGCCGACGGATACTTGTAAGGGGCAGATGTGGCGTGACCTGGGGCTACCTGAATGGATTTTTGAAGTTGAGGACACGGACGGATCTGAGATGTCGGCTGCGCTTTTACAGTTGGTGAATGATCCTAGGCGGGCTCAGGAGAAATTGGCACATGCGCAAAGCCGAGTGAAGCATTTACAGCAACGTTCAATGGATATTGTGCGTGAGTGCGTATCGAATTCTAGTGTTAATGTAGCGACTGTTTTATGAGTACTGTGAATCAAATTTTGGTGACAGGTGTGCCGGGGCCTGTGTTGGATGCGGAGACCGCAAAGATGTTTCGCATGGTGCAACCGGGAGGCTACATCTTATTTGCGCGTAACATTGAGTCCGCTTCGCAATTGCGTAAACTGATCGATGATTTACGTGGTCTAAGTGAAGTAGATCCTGTGATCATGGTGGACGAAGAGGGTGGTCGTGTTTCCCGATTACGCCATATCGGCCATGAGTTGCCGAGTGCGCAAGAATATCTAGAGCGAGGCGATCAAGCGTTGATCAAACGTCATGGTGCATTAACGGGGGAGTTGATGCGCTTGTTTGGCATGAACTTAAACTTATGCCCAGTGGTTGAAGTTTCATTTGATGATGAGGCTGATAATTCGCTGCGAGGGCGTTGTTATGGTACCACGCCTCAGCAGGTTGTCGAATATGCGAGGGAGTTTAACCAAGCCTTGCGTAACGAAGGGATCCTTAGTTGTGGTAAGCATTTTCCTGGATACGCAGGCGTGGTTGTGGATCCGCATCATGAACTACCCGCATCGCATCGTACACGGGCGCAACTCAATGAGGCAGAGTTGATTCCATATTTTCAAATGGCTACAGAGCTAGACTCCGTCATGACTGGCCATACTTGGTATCCTTGCTTTGATGAAAAGGAGCTTCCGTCGAGTTTGTCTTCG
The nucleotide sequence above comes from Coraliomargarita algicola. Encoded proteins:
- a CDS encoding LacI family DNA-binding transcriptional regulator, with the translated sequence MKKKKISSMAELAKIAKCSVMTVSYALRGSHEVSEETRLRIQKLAHEYGYRKNPFVSALITNRRSKRSGGLDVIGLITKFDVPMSQWKERQHFYSDLYEGMVERAAELGFRIDEFPTYGGENALNGRQLNRVLATRGIRGVILMPGGEYNRNFPLDDFDYSDFSVVAAAFHARQMHIHRTATDYSGGIELCLQEASKRGYKRIGLAMDQSLDPSLRYGFSGRFLAWQAGQLKKNCVPLIAGRAGGLYRDSFLAWYQKHKPDCILSPSVSPLRWLEGIDVVVPRDVGCIFVPVRDHPHLSGFDARTHVVGRTTVNLLARELFLNNTGLPEYPEVVMVSGQWQEGNTVALPVA
- a CDS encoding polysaccharide pyruvyl transferase family protein, whose translation is MSGKQVKVLVKSSWQSVNIGDVGHTPGLLRLIEQAMPNADITLWAGNLDYGVDEMLKRDFPNVQIYVQRANEAGMPTSSDLLQAWKDAEYYIHGSGPSLVAEHATRAWANTGRPFGVYGVTLESFDANLLSLLNQADFIFCRDTDSLKAARAAKVQVRYLEFAPDAAFATNDRDDALANAYLNSVDLAPREYICVLSRLRYTPYFKIQNREPDLRERERQEISEAHKESDHEPLRRLMIDWVRETGKKVLLCPEMTYEIELTKEELHDRMPEDVRPNVVWRDTYWRPDEASSVYANAIAVVSMEMHSPILACAVNTPAFYLRVPTDTCKGQMWRDLGLPEWIFEVEDTDGSEMSAALLQLVNDPRRAQEKLAHAQSRVKHLQQRSMDIVRECVSNSSVNVATVL
- the nagZ gene encoding beta-N-acetylhexosaminidase, whose product is MSTVNQILVTGVPGPVLDAETAKMFRMVQPGGYILFARNIESASQLRKLIDDLRGLSEVDPVIMVDEEGGRVSRLRHIGHELPSAQEYLERGDQALIKRHGALTGELMRLFGMNLNLCPVVEVSFDDEADNSLRGRCYGTTPQQVVEYAREFNQALRNEGILSCGKHFPGYAGVVVDPHHELPASHRTRAQLNEAELIPYFQMATELDSVMTGHTWYPCFDEKELPSSLSSNIIKNVLREEIGYQGLVISDDLDMGALLEKYSQAESIRMAVEAGNDQLLICHRVTSLAEAAQALKSVAMQDVDRALENIHVAKQKLESPTDFSEARYAELNAAVWDLRVDTLGEEQAKVRKVYKHKVSPVETY